One Falsarthrobacter nasiphocae DNA segment encodes these proteins:
- a CDS encoding ABC transporter ATP-binding protein gives MIVLDRVTKKYRDTMSLHDISARISAGSITALLGPNGSGKTTLLRVVTGLIAPSSGSVSIGRSRAGDGFQPRIGAFLHAESLPLEASARAYLRHIAAMTPAHCMRVEEALEFVGLADVRAKRIRQYSLGMKQRLGIASVIMRDPEILIFDEPSNGLDPEGIAWFRNLLTTYSAQGKTIIISSHFIAGVEQTAGHIVLLNRGRLLASEPIREFCSQGASTGATVRVQSQQKNEIESVLAKAKISYISTPSHTIVQGLAPEDVAALVYSRGLTLSELTAQTLSLEESFFQRLSTDEEAPRDKH, from the coding sequence ATGATCGTCCTCGATCGCGTCACCAAGAAGTACCGCGACACGATGTCGCTGCACGACATCAGCGCACGCATTTCCGCCGGCAGCATCACCGCCCTTCTTGGTCCGAACGGGTCCGGCAAGACCACTCTTCTCAGAGTTGTCACCGGCCTCATCGCCCCCTCGAGCGGCAGCGTCTCAATCGGCCGCAGCCGCGCGGGCGACGGTTTCCAACCACGCATCGGCGCGTTTCTCCACGCCGAATCGCTCCCCCTCGAGGCCTCTGCTCGGGCCTATTTGCGGCACATCGCCGCCATGACGCCCGCGCACTGCATGAGGGTCGAGGAGGCCCTGGAGTTCGTCGGCCTTGCCGATGTGCGCGCAAAGCGCATCCGCCAGTACTCGCTCGGCATGAAACAGCGATTGGGCATTGCCAGTGTCATCATGCGCGACCCTGAGATCCTCATTTTCGACGAGCCCTCGAATGGGCTTGACCCCGAGGGTATCGCATGGTTTCGCAATCTCCTGACAACATACTCGGCTCAGGGAAAAACCATCATTATCTCCTCGCACTTCATTGCGGGCGTCGAGCAGACGGCGGGTCACATCGTTCTGCTGAACAGAGGTCGCCTCCTCGCCAGCGAACCGATCCGGGAGTTCTGCAGCCAGGGAGCCTCGACGGGGGCCACTGTTCGCGTCCAGTCCCAACAGAAGAACGAGATCGAGTCAGTCCTCGCCAAAGCGAAGATCAGCTACATCAGCACGCCCTCGCACACGATTGTCCAAGGACTCGCCCCAGAGGACGTCGCCGCTCTCGTCTACTCCCGCGGGCTGACGCTGTCTGAGCTGACCGCACAGACGCTCTCGCTCGAGGAGTCCTTCTTTCAACGACTCAGCACCGATGAGGAGGCGCCACGTGACAAGCACTAA